Within the Thermoanaerobacterium sp. PSU-2 genome, the region TTGTACCCTTTAAACGTAATGGTATCATCATACTCCATAGCTGCAACAGCTTCTTTTTTATCATAAACGTAGTTTAAAATATCTCCTAAGTTCGTCTTAATATTATGGGTATGAACCCATGCACCTTCAGGTATATCTGAAAGTGCATGTCCTATGGGGTAACCGTACTTTACAACGTCATGTCCTTCTTTAATCTCCTTTAAAGCAAATTTATGGCCTTTTGGCACATCATCGACAATGACTAATGTCTTATCGCCTAACGGAATAACATCGCCTTTTTTTAAATTTCTCAAAGCGACAGCCACGTTGTCTGAAGGGTTTATTTTTATGAAATCTTTCATGGTTACTTTAGCACCTCTTTTAAAGACTCTTTTATGCCGTTCTTCTCAATCGAATAAAGATACTCAGTAACAGCATCATTTAACCCAGCTATTTCATTTAGGTCCATCTTCCACACTTTATCGTACGATAAAACATTTGTTACAATATCCTTTATTCCTTCACGACTGCCATCAAAGTCTTTCCACAGTTCTTGATACATCTTTAATATGTCAGGATCGTCGTTTAATGGTATTGCTTCATCGCCTCTTTTCCCTTTGTAAAACTCTATATATGCGGAAAGGGAAAATACCAGTTTTTTAGGTAGTTCTCCATATGCTTTTACGTACTGGAGAAGTGAGGGAAGTACCCTCGTCTCATATTTTGACATGGAATTTAAAGCAATGCTCATAAGGTAGTGCTTAACGTAAGGATTTTTAAACCTGTCGAACACTTCCCCAATAAATTCTTTAATTTCATCATCCGGCAAATCCAATGTCTTCATGATCTCATCGTAAGCCACATCTTTGATGAATTTTCCTACAACATCATCTTCCATGGCTTCCCCAACAGTGTCAATCCCGTAAAGATACGCCACAGGTACCATAGTTGTGTGCAGTCCATTTAAGATTCTCACTTTTCTGTCGCGATACGGGGTCACATCATCAACAAATCTTACATTTAAGCCTATCTCCCTTGCAGGAAACTCTTTTTCAATCCATTTAGGTCCCTCTATAACCCACAAGTGAAATAATTCTCCCACATCGATCAAACTGTCTTCATAACCCAATTCCTTTTCAATTTCTGCAGCATCATCCTTCGGGTATCCTGTCACGATCCTATCTACAAGGGTTGTGCAAAAAACATTCCACTTCAAAACCCAGTCGGCAAATCCTTTTTCAAGATTCCAATAATCTACGTACTTAAGAACCA harbors:
- a CDS encoding tagaturonate reductase — translated: MRLSSKVYKDYKRYPEKVVQFGEGNFLRAFADWMIDEMNEKGVFNGSVVVVQPLRGGLVDKLNEQDGLYTLILQGIKDGKAKRTYKVVNSISRGINPYDDYEAFLKVAESETIRFVISNTTEAGIAFDENDAFDAIPHNSFPAKLTAFMYRRYKYFNGRSDKGLIILPCELIDRNGEKLKEMVLKYVDYWNLEKGFADWVLKWNVFCTTLVDRIVTGYPKDDAAEIEKELGYEDSLIDVGELFHLWVIEGPKWIEKEFPAREIGLNVRFVDDVTPYRDRKVRILNGLHTTMVPVAYLYGIDTVGEAMEDDVVGKFIKDVAYDEIMKTLDLPDDEIKEFIGEVFDRFKNPYVKHYLMSIALNSMSKYETRVLPSLLQYVKAYGELPKKLVFSLSAYIEFYKGKRGDEAIPLNDDPDILKMYQELWKDFDGSREGIKDIVTNVLSYDKVWKMDLNEIAGLNDAVTEYLYSIEKNGIKESLKEVLK